GAGTACCAATACCTGGCCCTAGTAACTGTTTATCATGGCACAGGCTGagaaacattttcaaatatgAGGAACTACGACTGGCATTGTTCTCAACCAGCTGAAGGAACTGAATACtgatggtggtgtgtgtgtgtgtgtgtttgtagatgaGTAAAGCAGGAGATCTGTTGGGTATGTCCACCTCCTACATCGTCCCAGTGAAGAACTACTCGTCAGAGCTGGACCTGGACCAGGACACTGACGTGCTTCTGCTTAGTGCTGTCGACCACATCCTGCAGTATGCTGACCTGTATTTCCAGGACAATACACCACAAGATGCAGGGCCAAAGATAATCTAAACATACATTTCTGAGCTTTTGAAACATGTCTTTCAGACAATATGAAGAAAGTCATCGTTGACATTTGGAGGAGGGAATTTTGTGTGTGGGGTTTGAACATTTCTGACTTTAGCGCCTCCTGGTGGTAATAACGAAGCTACAGTATAGTCACATAAAATGTTTCAAATAGAGGATTTAAACTATCATATTGAACTgatttttctcatgttttttttacttttttttacaaaaaagaaatcagatTGTAATGGACAAAATGGTGTGattcagaataaaaacagaagtcTGAGATATTTTACTTGTGAGCTTGGTTTGTCTTTTAAATGGAGGGCAATGGGCCTCATGCAAGGCACATATTTACAAACAGGATCATTCTTGAGTGGCATGTACCAGTGGTGCAAGAAGGCTCGCTGCATTCAACAGTTTTCTTATAATCAGAATTTCCCTTTTCTGTAGGTATGTTTGGACCTGTCATGCTACTGATGTACTGCACAGACAGCCTGCCTTTCTCCACAGGGGGAAAAATCCTTGTTTGAAACAAGAATCATAATACCTGTGATCAGGTAACAAATCAACTAAATAAGTTGCAAAATCAGTATTCTGTTCACAATAGCATCATCATGGCTGGCCCCTTTACTGTGAAGCTCAACAACTTTATTTTAGATTGTATGGTTTTATTGGCATCTCTCACTCTGAAAGGCTTCCTTTAGGATCTTAATGCACGTAGCTCTCCAGGTGAACATCCTCTCTAATGATAGACAATACTGTATTATACAGTATTCTGTCATACATCTCCATGACTGTCATGTCTCTTTGATTGCCTTCCTTTATGGACCACTTGACTTTTTCAAACTCGTTCCATATCATCAGTAGCATCTACAATAACTTTATTTAGAAAGAATATTAAAAACTcaaaagcaatgtctctttccagaaatcatgacaagAAAATCCTCAGatcttgctgtgagcagtttcatttagGAACTTATCATAAACTAACAAATgcatagcaccacaggtaagaggaaaaatacatttcagttaCAGCAATCTTCATTTTTCTTGGCAGCTGCATTTTGTAGCCtattttctaattgttttacaaTTGCTGATTGAGGCTGCAGGACTTGAAACTGTGCACTGAGCAGTAGTAACCTGTTGTTATGAACAAATAGCCGTATTTGGGGGCATTTTATACTAATGATAAAATCTCATGAGAAGTGTGGTCTTTCTCATGAACAGGTGCCACTCATTGGGCTGAAATTGgccatttattttgatttattattattatagtttgGCGAATGCAACTTGAAACCCCAGTTTATACTTGTACCACTTGTATGAACAAGCCTcaaaaaataagagacttgtgTGCCAGGTTAACACCACTGACAACATCATGTTTGATCCTGGTGAATTTGTTTTAAACTAAAAGATGCTGCACTGAGCACAGACTTTAAAAATGTAAGGGACTTTTACATCAGATTGAGGATACTgttaactgctttattcagagacaaacactagttttattttgaaggcaaaATCATTCCAGTCAGCAAAGCCTACTTTCAGTTTCGTTTCTTTTCGAGCAGCTTGGCATCGTGAATGTGTACCACTGCATTTGCCCAGCGCTCCTACACAGCGTCAGAGCTGGCCATCAGTCACCATTCTCAACAAGAAGATAAGGAGGTAAGgccaaaaatattagtatagTATGATATAAATAACATTGAAGTGTAGCCATTGGGTTTTTTCAACCTTTAATGTACGCCAGGCCTATAGGCGTGGGGTTTTTAATGATGTATTGATTTTTATGACTGAAAGTGTGGCACAGCTGCTACATAGTTCTGTTGTATAATTCTGTTGTGTTATTCATTGGAAAGACTTTGTCCGGTTTAATACCTAACCCCAGAAGCTGGCTCCCGTCACACACCTTTATTGACTTTAACCTGACTTGAGGACTAAAACAACAGATCTAACAGTTCACCTCTGGTGGAAGCCACGAGTGAAATTAATCAGATCTATAAACATTTCTAAAATCAATCGGCGACCAGTGAAGAGATGTTAATTGACCTGATGCTGGATAAAACACTAACACATTAACATAATTGTATCAGTATAACAGTATCCTCGGACTACAGTTGGTACTAATGAGAATGTGGCAAATATTTTCTTTGTcagtcagacaggaagtggaaaGTTGTCCTGTTCTGCCCAACATCAAGCTGGGAAATTCCTTTTTGTCAGTCTGACAGTAACTtattatgttttctgtttgaaTCTGTGCCAAGAAAGCCAAAAAAATGCAGGACTTTCAATGTTTTAAGTAAAATTCTTAATTTTGCATGTTGCATAAAATTGAGGGATACAACTGAGAAACAATCTGAGGAGGAATACAGGAGCAACCTTTAGTAAATTAAAAGaccattttattttacacatttttgttAACCGTTGGACATTTGACTTGAGTAAAGATTTTCAAGCAGATTTATATCAAAGGAAGAATAAGAACATTGAAGGGGAACTATGTCCATTTTCAGACACTCTATACTAGAGCGCTGGGGCTGGTTGTACAAAGCACCATAAGTTTGCTACTTAAGGATGGCACTTAAGGTTTAATTTTTCCTTGGCTGAGGAAGTTACTCAGGGGTGTGGCACAGAATCTCTTCAGAAGGTTTCCTCAGTCAAGGAAAGAGGCATTTACTGCACTGAAAGATTTTACATCAGGAAAATTCtactgtttccatggagaccaTTTGTTTGCTTGCACTTGCGCTTGTGGTAGCATAGTCTACCTGTTTGGGACAGGAACTTCACTATGGTGTTCAGCAGATTGGTGGGGGCCTTAATGACTAACTGGAAAGATCCCATTGTATAAAATTGCAAGGCAATCATTAATTGTAACAGGGCTTGAAGAGCACAGTTTATCAATGTAGAGCGATCCAACATCAGACATTGAAACAAATCAAAAATTGACCTCTGGTCAAATTTACAGTGCAAAATCAATTGCTCAGCATTAAGGGTATCTATCTCATTCTCCCAGTCGCAGAACACTCTTCTCAGGATGCCTTCATTTTCCTCTTTTATCGCCATAAACTGTACCCTATGACAATTTATGTcgacataaaatgtcatagggtataaagtctggagctgctccatagacagtgaattGGAAAAGATGTTCTGGATGACGCTGAGGGCACCCAGAGGACTGCTCTGAGTATATAGGTACATGTTCTGTTCCTGAGAaaactacaataaaataaagctcatttgggtaaaaacaagaaaacagacATTCTGTGGgttcacaaaatcaggctcccattcattgtctatgaagCAGCTCCACACTTGATACTTGACGACATCAAAAGTTTGAGACTTTCTTCTCTGGTTTCtagctttgagagagagtagcttaTGTTCACAAGTGTTTATGAAACGTTCCCAGGCCACTGACATAATAAATTGGAACTcctaatttaggtggtgtttcTCTTTACAGGTGGGGGCTTTAAACTTTGACACAGTGAAAAGTATTTTTTACTCCTGAAGTATATAATACATTTGATGACAGGAGCAAGTGGATCAGCTGGCATGTGCTTTGTGGCTAAACACAGTTCTTTAATCAAAACATTCATATAGGAATATAAAGTAATTTCACCATTCATCTGATCCACCCAGTACCAGAACATACATTTGTAAAGGGGCAGTAAACTCTGACCTTTATTTAAagtatagtttgtcattttgttgttgCAATGTTTCTTTAATCCCTGATTTTGAAAGTTTTTTTGTAATGTAGTTTTATAATGATTTTATCAATGGTTTTATTGGTTTGTAACATCCAGGAGGGTTAACCAAGCTCAATTAGTCTAGATATCACTCATTTCTTATCCATCTGtggttctttttttattcatacACCACAATTTCATTCACATCTTTTATATACTTTAGCACATCAGCTGCCCACTATGAACTCCATGCTAACCAGGAGCCAGCAGAAAACAATCTGCTCCCAGCTGGGGAGAGTGAAACTACGGCTGCTGTACAAGGCCAGCATCCATGGTTTCACCGGCGCAGCCTTCCACCAACAATGTGACCAGCGTGGTCCCACAGTGTCTGTGGGCTATAACGCCTCCGGTTATGTGTTTGGAGGCTACACCCAACAACCCTTCACTCAGTCTGGACAGTACGTGCATGATGACCAGGCCTTTCTTTTCACCTTCAGAGGAGAAAGGCTCCTCAAATATCCGGTTACTGGCCCCGCTAATGCAGTGAGAATGATAGCCAACTCTGGTCCATATTTTGGAGAAGCGTTGGTTCTTGTTAATGGAAGCAAAGCAGTTGTCTATAGCAATCCAGGAAGTTATTACAACTTCAATGCTGCAGAAATGCATGGCAACGACCTGAACCTGACTGAGTGTGAAGTCTATGAAGTCGAGGGTGAGTTCACTATTATTTGCCATATTTTGACTTTGATGCTTTGTTTTGACAAATCCACGTTTATTCTGATATAGTTCATGATGTGTCTGGCTATATGCATCCCTACCAACTATGGCCACTAGTATTGGATATTGGACCATTTCAGCTGAATATGCAGATAAGCACATATCACCCAATTATTTGCAATAAATATTACAAgaaaagaatgaaataaaactgtatcaggaatagggttgggtaccgaaactcggtactttttgtacgTGGTACCGATTCATGTTGGTACTTctgagtaccgattcacttaaaatgaatcggtgccaaatttcggtacctgaggtggaggcggagcgagagcgcatgactcgcacctcagactcagcaacaatggcgacaaaaaaaatttgcagacaaaagttaacgtgcagcactgttgctaaatgttttcaataaaatgttgaaactgagaagtttagactatgggccagacgcatagtgcgtccaaattcacacccgtcggtaatccaatgttttcacagcgaaaaaaaatggtaaagttacaataaaatgatgtataacagagctttcatacagctctgcacacacattactgttggatggattactcgcgaatgcaggctcgcacagaaatgccacgcatatcacatgaaagcgcaggaccacacgCATCATTATCTTGGAGGatatcattgcacttggttgactatttttctattatcttagatgtaaatattgcatgtttctttcagataaaacacatttttgacttgtgaatgagtcaatggaatttcttgcaataatgaaaaaatactggcaatcatgtccgcctggcacaaactacatgttttggacagctgtgaagtgacagaatgtcccagcatcatggttcttatattgccagattccagagagtctcccctcttcatatatggtagaatatgtcaacttccaacttgctatgctgagatacatgtaaaaatgtaagaatttagtcacaaggatttgtttttttcattgatataaaaattaatataaaatacaggcacttAGAAgaacatggaatgatggcaaatctggttagcccagattgtcctgaaaaaaaaaaaaacggtaccgtatcggttcaattatgaacggtacccaaccctaatcaGGAAAAAGTTAATAGACCCTCCTGCTGTCCTCCAAAAGTTTAGATCTCCCACCCTTCAACAAAAAGAAGTCATCCATGACCCACACTTTGTAGGCCTACAAGAGGTTTGTATGGTTGTCACTCCTCATTCTTTGCCTCACTGTGCGTCACCACTGCTACTTTTAAAGCTACACTTTAATACTACAGATCAGGTAGTGTTGAACTTTCATCCGGTGACATTTATGCACTGTTCCATGTGTGTAAGACTACTCAAACAGGCAATAAAGACGTTGATCATCAATGTCATAAAATATACCGTGTGATATTTATAACAGAAAAAAGTTGTgtaggtgtttttttaatcaaatttgaAAGATCATTGTCGTTTTTATAAAAGTTGTTTGTGCTCTTCAACAGAAACCACAGAACTTGAGAGGCCATGGAGGACTATAAACTGGGAATCTCAGTAAGATGGATAGAGCCACCAACCCTCACATAATGCTGTTAACATGCTTTACTATAGGACAATATATTGTGTACTGTAGAACAAAATTAATATGTTTCACATGCCATGACATGTGATGATGCTGTGCTTCGCTGGACAAGCTATACCAGCTATTTTAGATTATAATAGACTTAGTGTCTATGGAAAATATTATGTGATCAAATTGTTTGCCTTGCTCATTGTGCTatacagttttaaaatgtacaaTTCTTTACTAACTGTCATAAATTTACCCGCAACCATGAAAGCATCACAGAGGTAAACTGGCTGAACATAAAATGTCTTCTGAACAACCAGGATTAAACAACTTTATCACGAGATGAGAacgtttcttttcttgtttctaTAGGAACAAGAAGGAGCTGATGGAGAGTATTAAAATGTACAAACCCACAGTCAGCTCTGTGTCCCAGGCTCGGGTTCTGCTCATTGGACCAGTTGGAGCTGGAAAGTCCAGTTTCTTCAATTCTATCAACTCTGTATTCAGAGGCCACGTCACCAGTCAGGCCATCGCTGGCTCCTCTACCACCAGCCTCACAACACAGGTTATTTCCTGCCTCTTAATGGTTTACATTTGTGGTGACtgatttcaaaatgaaaatcctGTCCTTGTGTTGCTCCATTTTGTTCTCTCTTTGTTCTCTGCAGTTTCGCACCTTCTCAGTGAAAGCTGGGCGAGAGGGGAAACCTCTGCCAATCATCTTGTGTGATACCATGGGACTGGAGGAAAGCAGAGCGGCGGGGCTTGAGATCGATGACATCAGCAGCATCCTTAAAGGTCATCTGCCAGACCGTTACCAGGTGCAGCTTTTTGTTACATTGAACAGGATATTAAATGTATGATTCATTGATTTGGCTGTAGTTCACTCAAACTGTCTGTGTTTCCCCTCATCTGCATTACTCAGTTCAacccctctgctcctctgcatTCGGAGGCCCACGGCTATCGTAAGTCTCCAAGGCTCAAGGACAAGATCCACTGTGTGGTCTATGTCGTTGATGCCTGCAAGGTCTCAATCATGCCCACAAAATTGGAGGAGAAGCTGGATGCTGTCCGCAGAAAGGTCAACTTAATGGGTCAGTAAAAATGAGTCCCTCTTCATTATAATgaagacatacagtatatatacagcACACTCTCTCTGAATGTCAACATAGTACAATACAGTACATACTGTAGACAAACAAGGGGCCCCATAAGGTGACAATGtaatttaaattaattcaaCATGTTTCTTTGACTATAttgttaatacatttttataaataaaaggaAGAAAAGTTATGGCCAACACAGGGGAttactttgctgctgctctccctgccttaagCTTTCCATGTaagcgcatggaagggcagggaggtttgctctctctccgccttatgctttccatgtaggcgcgtGGAAGAGTCTTTCTGCGTTggcccaaggaaaggcagaggggccccagaacagatgccataccaccaaatataatactgcaaatggaaataaagttttaaagtgttcctgactgaaataactTTGTTTCATaattgctgaaactgtcactacactCTAAAAGAAATACGTGAGATAAataatctggaaaaaaaaaatcacgtccCCACCCCTTCAACTGCCTCTGATGGCATATGCTAGAATCGTGGCACACtcaaaacagccaatcagagctgaggattCTCTAATGCATGTCCGTCACTCAGTGAACTGCAATCAAACTGTCAAGCTAGGCTGCACTGATCAGATATGAATCACGATTCTGCCTCAGATGGgttcagaaacattttagtgtactgtgcAGCTGTCAAATTAGAAAGTTTTTGAcctggctgccatgttggatAAACAGAGTACCAAGCACCTCCCAACAGCTGGACCGgtctctcattttacagctaaacaatgcactaaaatatgtttctgaaaacatttgaggtgataAATaagcaatacagtaacagaatcttgattcatatttcatcagagctgcctagtttgacagtttgacctcaGTTTATGAACAATGACTGGCATGACTGATAGCTGCGTTAGAGACCTTTCGACtctcattggttgtttttgttcacatgCAGTAAGGCCATTAGAAGCGCTACATGGCAATAGAGTGGGCAGAGGAATATGATTTTTGTCAAAGATTATCTGCGTCATTTAGTGCTGTTTGAATAcaatgacagtttcagcaaatatagaAAAATTATATGACTATATATTTTTCTAAAAGGAACAAACTATAGTTTTAAGTTTATTAAAATCATGAGGGTTTCAACTTCTTATAGAAACAGCTGAAGTATGAAATCTATGCACCGTGCAGTGTCCTCAAACATTTTCCAAATGGAGCGGAACCATGTCCTAACAATCCCCAAAGAAATACTGCATATTTTAGGAATGTGAAATCTAGTCGCATGATAATGCAAAAAGGCGATTAGTTACTGTCTGAAATCTCAATTTATTGCTTACTGGAGAGTTAATGACTCCACCCATTTCAAAAGTTATCACTCAGTTAAATGGTGTAATCAACCTCATAGATATGGGTCAGCAGGTTCCTGTTTCACACATGTGTAGGTAAGGATCCATTATCAGCCCAGGAGCAGATTTTTGTATATaattaatgtaatgtatctCACGTGACATTCGTCACTTACGTCACATAGTTAAAGCAACTCAATGCTGATTTTGGTTTCATACAGGACACAAACCCTGGtcacctgggtgaaagtcctgtgtttgtttgacaccTCAACATGCAGACAGTCTCGTTCTTCATACTAGCATCTCCTCACAGGATCCTTTTAACCCATATCTAAGAAAAGTTAGTTCAAGAAAaacatatacattttattttagaaCTGCCCTTAAGTTATAGAGGAGGCATTTAAATTACAACCAAATATTTTAGAATATTTCAGAAGCATTGTGTCAatatttacagcctgatacCTGTAGAgctacagtgtttttaaaatgttctttctgctctgttttcaggAATTCCTCAGCTGGTCCTGCTCACTAAAGTAGATGAAGCCTGCCCTTTGGTGAAAGAGGACGTGAAAAACATTTACAAGAGTGGCTACATCAAGGAAATAGTGAGGATTTCATATACGAAAAGATTTGATGATTttatacagaagaagaaaatgcaacaGGATTTGTTGTACTGTAGAGTtgtggtgtgtgtttatttattagtCAGTGGAAAGATTTAAGATAACAAGCCAGTCAAAGTCTGTTTTATTTGCTTTAGTGTGTTATCTAATTCAGACTGATTCAATGTACTTGACTGGTGAAGTACTGAAGATGTTTTAACACCAATTTGAGAgtctttattttcctcctcctcctcacgtCAGGAACTTAAAGGCCCTAAAATTATTTGGTAAATCAGACTCACATCTATTGAAGTACTTGAGTAACAATACATGAGTGAGGTGGCAGGTAATAAAATGTACAAGATTTATGAGACATTTGACATTGGAGTTTTTCCTGAATTTCACAAAGTTTGACACAAGGTctttagaaaataaattaacctctcatgtaaatgttttgtgatcCAGATGCAGGAGGTCAGCGCTCAGCTCGGTGTGCCAGTGTCCTGTGTTGTGCCAGTGAAGAACTACTGCGAGGAGCTGGAGTTGGACCTGAGCTGCGACGTCCTGCTGCTCAGTGCTGTCATGCAGATGCTTCGCTTCGCAGACAATTACTTTGATGAGATCAGTGACCAACTCAGCAGCACCGAAGTCAAGGAATAGGAAGTACCTGTGCAGCAGATGTTTATATCTTGTCCAACTGTAATGAAATGTCCATCACAATAATCCATTCATTTACCTGCAGGTGATGCTGCATTGAGGAGTTCACTGTGAATTTCCTCCCCTGAGTTCTCCAAGCACCCCTTGGAATGCTGGGAGATGTAGTGCCTCCAGAATAACCTCATTTTGACCGTGTCCCTCAGCTGTGAAATGTTCAATTTCCTTTCTGATCTGGCTGTAAATTCTTTACAAATAACAATAACTCATACATTTAAAAGTTATTATGACAGTGTCGGCTGATTTACTGGGACATTTAATCACAAGTTTGACAAGCAAAGACATTATCAGATATTACTGCAAGTATTAAAATATATTCTTTACTGCATGATGACGTTATTCACCTTTGCTTCATTATCTTTGTGTCATGTTACTGAAGCTGAAGTCACAGTCAGCTGGTTCAGAGCAGTTTATCAGAGCTCATCTGCATTGCTTCCTGTAGTCTGATTTGTGTTCAGCTGCTAGGTGCGCACATGGTGCTGTGCAATGCAGTGAAAAAAACCTCAGTTAATTAATCAATAgaagaaaatacaataaaattgtCAGTCATGGATGATTGAAATTGACCACTTGGGTTTAATTCAGTTGTAGCTGATGGTTAGGCCTATACACTCTGCAATTTGGTGTTTTGACGTATGGTAACTTTTCATGAGACTTGTTTTTTAGGAATTTCCAGTTTGATTTTCCAATTCCCTCatgaatattttatgtttttgtcaagAAAACAATTTTCTAGTCTCTCAGATGTTCCTTCTGTCAGATATAATCGTGCTTATTGTTATTTTGCATGACATATTCAGCCTGTGCTTCAAGTTGTAAACTCACTGATATTAAAAGCTCTTGCTGGCCAGACTGGATGTGGTGTTGAATTTGAAAACTTAGAAAATCTTCCTATGATCAAGATCATTAATGATTCCTAAATTAATTAATAGTATTTAGTATTCTGCATTGCCATAGAAGCTCAAAGTGCATGAAAGGATAGAAAACTGAAATTTACTAACACAGGTCAGACAGTTACTGTACAGCAAACAGTGTTGGAGTTGGACCAGCTGAGAAGCAGCCAGACCATTAATCCCATTTCatttactttcatttatttatacaggAAACCAATTAAGAGTAGCATTTAGCAATTATTATGTCTGTCTTGTGTTGTGACGTTGAAGTAAAGCACTTAAAGGATAGGACTTATTGTTTTTGATCTGAAAGCAAAATTTAATGGCTCGATTATTCATGTAGTTCCCAAACGTCAGGGCGTAGGAAGGTGAGAGTGCAGCGGTGAGTCCGAGGGGGAAAGGTGTCATGACTCTTGTTGGCTCTGTTGTAAAGTCTTGCTTTTAATTCACTGGTTTCCTTTGTGGTGAGGGACCAAATTGGGAGACAGGAGAATAATGTAGAGAGAATGATTGCATGTAGGTTACACTCACACTCACCACCTACTTTTGCATCATTGCAATAAACTGAACTGCACAGAGTTATAAAGTGGCAGGTGTCCTTTCAGTGACAATAatcatcaggaaaaaaaatgaataaataaaaacaaggcgtgctcaggttaaaaaaaacccacacatcTTAAAGCTGAATCTGTACTTATTTTAAAGCAACTTGAAAATAGTGCTTAAATATAATGGGAAGCTGAGGCTCCTGAGTGCAGGCTTCACTACTGTGTATAATAATGAGGCCGCTTAAAGCTTTATAATGAGTTTAAAATGAACAGCCTAATTTATGGACTGCGCACATACATCATTTAACACCGTGTATTTCCTTTTCATGAGGTAACGCTGCCCTGCTGTTATATCATCATATCCTGTTGATGGGAAAACGAAACTTAAAAGTTGTGTTAGTCAAAGCAGCAAAATGTGCCTTTGACTTCCAGTGAgcaccttcaaaataaaatgattattatGTGTTCAAATTGGGAACAAAAGTACTgtgcgctcacacacacacacacaaaatgaatggGAATGGAATATTGACATGATGTTAATAAATGGGCCATGAGGGTAAGACTTTGCACACCTCATGtggatgcacttgtgaagggtAAGAGGCTTCAGGAGCAATTTAAACAGTGAGTAGATACTTCATGCATCacaggcttttccaccctgaccagaatccagttctctgaaaaaacacaatgagTACTTACTGTGGTCACATTTAAggatattgaacattgtgcaaaatattgtcaaccagctGCTTTAGTACAAACGAATCTGTGTCAGacttctgtcttaaaacaatattagtggaaccctgctgctgctgcaaaacagCTTCGTCAATAGCTTCCACGTTGGTGGAAAGTTATGAAAACAATGCACATGtaactgactgaatgtggaaaaaccgAGACATACTGTTCAATTTCTACATATTTTTCTTAGGAAATCGTGGGctgtccatctttttttttttaaagaatcggatgaatgttttcagaatgtaatttacactaaaaaatggaaaaacttAAAGGGGTTGTaatttataggttattatgcaaTAGTTTTACCGGTCTGAGATCAAAGTGGGCTGTACGTGGTCCATGAGCTAATATGAGTTTCgcctcttttattttgaaggcaacGCCCTAATACTTCCGGTCTCATTCAGGCTGGATACGTCACATCACTTGACAACAGCCAATGCTTTGCGCACCTTCATCTTCCTGGAAAGTGATTCAGCTGCTTTTCCCTGACTTTGTTCATATAAGGAGGTAAAACTAAAATACTCGTCTTTAATATCTTTTATAAAACTAAAATATGAA
This sequence is a window from Epinephelus lanceolatus isolate andai-2023 chromosome 6, ASM4190304v1, whole genome shotgun sequence. Protein-coding genes within it:
- the LOC117250937 gene encoding interferon-induced protein 44-like; translated protein: MNSMLTRSQQKTICSQLGRVKLRLLYKASIHGFTGAAFHQQCDQRGPTVSVGYNASGYVFGGYTQQPFTQSGQYVHDDQAFLFTFRGERLLKYPVTGPANAVRMIANSGPYFGEALVLVNGSKAVVYSNPGSYYNFNAAEMHGNDLNLTECEVYEVEETTELERPWRTINWESQNKKELMESIKMYKPTVSSVSQARVLLIGPVGAGKSSFFNSINSVFRGHVTSQAIAGSSTTSLTTQFRTFSVKAGREGKPLPIILCDTMGLEESRAAGLEIDDISSILKGHLPDRYQFNPSAPLHSEAHGYRKSPRLKDKIHCVVYVVDACKVSIMPTKLEEKLDAVRRKVNLMGIPQLVLLTKVDEACPLVKEDVKNIYKSGYIKEIMQEVSAQLGVPVSCVVPVKNYCEELELDLSCDVLLLSAVMQMLRFADNYFDEISDQLSSTEVKE